From Streptomyces asiaticus, one genomic window encodes:
- a CDS encoding putative bifunctional diguanylate cyclase/phosphodiesterase, whose product MTSESGGPRCDRGAGDAAGHPASRENDPLRRFAGIWCRAVHPLAATTMAPDEFEDYLLPLAHRLSAALRSSPFDTEAAYEVGAALVDAQCTEPDALPAILGVIDAHLVSCSSRGAPVSQPSVSQPSGSQPSGESFPGPSDEPSHEPLADDEARARCVRLQHALAAGFVRELRERERDEQEAISRAALVARTEAEKALHASEAKFQAVFEGAVIGVGIAGLDGEVLVVNDAMARMFGGMDFFRPGRNVTEFVHPDDVPGAHELYRELVNGERDHFRIEKPHYRDDGSELWTNLTVTLLRDSSGAPQYQLALAEDITEHRQLRERLRYEATHDELTGLPNRTLFLERLDQVLAADADAEPFGVCYLDLDGFKAVNDSLGHAVGDRMLEAVAERLRRCVKAPTELLARVGGDEFLALVTGPAAQADGAGLARRMLAALAEPVRIEGRELRVRASIGVVDGRAGEIGRAEVLRSADITMYRAKAAGGNRYEIADADSNARVIARHSLTNGLPSALEKGEFFIEYQPLVRLTDGTVRGAEALVRWLHPLHGVLGPDQFIPLAEDTGLIVPLGRWVLEQAARQAREWRDAAEDDESLRVNVNLSPCQLSHPTLVSDTVAVLENAGLCPSALCLEVTENDLIGADETALRPLRQLADLGVDIALDDFGTGYSNLSYLRRLPVSQLKLDRSFTRGMQRAPADPVDVKIVEGIVSLAHTLDLAVTVEGVETAVQAEHLRGLGCDTAQGWYYARPGPPERLHTLALADAS is encoded by the coding sequence ATGACGTCCGAATCGGGCGGGCCGAGATGTGACCGCGGCGCCGGGGACGCCGCCGGACACCCCGCCTCCAGGGAGAACGATCCGCTGAGGCGATTCGCGGGCATCTGGTGCCGGGCCGTCCACCCACTGGCCGCCACCACGATGGCCCCCGACGAGTTCGAGGACTATCTGCTGCCGCTGGCCCACCGGTTGAGCGCCGCCCTGCGCTCCTCCCCCTTCGACACCGAAGCCGCGTACGAGGTCGGGGCCGCGCTGGTGGACGCCCAGTGCACCGAGCCCGACGCGCTGCCCGCCATCCTGGGCGTCATCGACGCGCATCTGGTGTCCTGCTCGTCGCGCGGAGCGCCCGTCTCCCAGCCTTCCGTCTCCCAGCCCTCCGGATCCCAGCCCTCCGGTGAATCGTTCCCGGGACCGTCCGACGAGCCCTCCCACGAGCCCCTGGCCGACGACGAGGCGCGCGCCCGCTGTGTGCGGCTCCAGCACGCCCTCGCCGCCGGATTCGTCCGTGAGCTGCGCGAGCGCGAGCGCGATGAGCAGGAGGCCATCTCGCGGGCCGCGTTGGTCGCCCGGACCGAGGCCGAGAAGGCGCTGCACGCGAGCGAGGCCAAGTTCCAGGCCGTCTTCGAGGGCGCGGTCATCGGCGTGGGCATCGCCGGACTCGACGGCGAGGTGCTCGTCGTCAACGACGCCATGGCCCGGATGTTCGGCGGGATGGACTTCTTCCGCCCCGGCCGCAACGTCACCGAGTTCGTCCACCCCGACGACGTACCCGGCGCCCATGAGCTCTACCGCGAGCTGGTCAACGGGGAGCGCGACCACTTCCGCATCGAGAAGCCGCACTACCGCGACGACGGCAGCGAGCTGTGGACCAATCTGACGGTCACCCTGCTGCGCGACTCCAGCGGCGCCCCGCAGTACCAGCTCGCCCTCGCCGAGGACATCACCGAGCACCGGCAGCTGCGGGAGCGGCTGCGCTACGAGGCCACCCACGACGAGCTGACCGGACTGCCCAACCGCACCCTCTTCCTGGAGCGGCTGGACCAAGTGCTGGCCGCCGACGCCGACGCCGAGCCGTTCGGCGTGTGCTACCTGGACCTGGACGGCTTCAAGGCCGTCAACGACAGCCTCGGTCATGCCGTCGGCGACCGGATGCTCGAGGCCGTGGCCGAACGCCTCCGGCGCTGTGTGAAGGCTCCCACCGAACTGCTCGCCCGGGTCGGCGGCGATGAGTTCCTCGCCCTGGTCACCGGCCCCGCGGCGCAGGCCGACGGCGCCGGGCTGGCCCGCCGGATGCTCGCCGCGCTCGCCGAACCCGTCCGGATCGAGGGCCGTGAGCTGCGGGTACGGGCCAGCATCGGCGTGGTCGACGGCCGGGCCGGGGAGATCGGCCGGGCCGAGGTGCTGCGCAGCGCCGACATCACCATGTACCGGGCCAAGGCCGCGGGCGGCAATCGCTACGAGATCGCCGACGCCGACTCCAACGCCCGGGTGATCGCCCGGCACAGCCTCACCAACGGGCTGCCCTCCGCCCTGGAGAAGGGCGAGTTCTTCATCGAGTACCAGCCGCTGGTACGGCTCACCGACGGCACCGTGCGCGGCGCCGAGGCGCTCGTACGCTGGCTGCACCCGCTGCACGGAGTGCTCGGCCCCGACCAGTTCATCCCGCTCGCCGAGGACACCGGGCTGATCGTCCCGCTCGGCCGCTGGGTGCTGGAGCAGGCCGCCCGGCAGGCGCGCGAGTGGCGCGACGCCGCCGAGGACGACGAGTCGCTGCGCGTCAACGTCAATCTCTCGCCGTGCCAGCTGAGCCATCCCACGCTGGTCTCCGACACGGTGGCGGTCCTGGAGAACGCCGGGCTGTGCCCCAGCGCGCTGTGCCTGGAGGTCACCGAGAACGACCTCATCGGCGCCGACGAGACCGCCCTGCGGCCGCTGCGGCAACTCGCCGACCTCGGCGTGGACATCGCCCTGGACGACTTCGGCACCGGCTACTCCAACCTGTCGTATCTGCGCCGGCTCCCGGTCTCCCAGCTCAAGCTGGACCGTTCCTTCACCCGGGGCATGCAGCGGGCTCCGGCCGATCCGGTCGATGTCAAGATCGTCGAGGGGATCGTCTCGCTCGCGCACACGCTGGACCTCGCGGTGACGGTCGAGGGCGTGGAGACGGCCGTACAGGCCGAGCATCTGCGGGGGCTGGGCTGTGACACCGCGCAGGGCTGGTACTACGCACGGCCGGGCCCGCCGGAGCGGCTGCACACGCTGGCGCTGGCCGACGCGAGCTGA
- a CDS encoding endonuclease, whose translation MSDKNKTVARALLDQQGTTFAAEAGIKLRDTPGPLYQLLVLAHLLSARISSDIAVAAARALFDAGMRDPRRMAEATWQQRVDALGEGGYRRYDERTSSQLGEAAELVNREYGGDLRRLREAGDVKKLLQGIKGIGPAGVNIFLREVQGVWPEFAPYFDSKALDGAERVGLPKSARSLEGLVAQKDLPRLAAALVRVALHADAAHEVRAAA comes from the coding sequence ATGAGCGACAAGAACAAGACTGTGGCGCGCGCTCTGCTCGACCAGCAGGGCACGACCTTCGCCGCCGAGGCCGGGATCAAGCTCCGCGACACCCCCGGCCCGCTCTACCAGCTGCTGGTGCTCGCGCATCTGCTGTCCGCGCGGATCAGTTCCGACATCGCCGTCGCCGCCGCCCGCGCCCTCTTCGACGCCGGGATGCGCGACCCGCGGCGCATGGCGGAGGCCACCTGGCAGCAGCGGGTGGACGCGCTGGGCGAGGGCGGCTACCGGCGTTACGACGAGCGGACCTCCAGCCAGCTGGGCGAGGCGGCCGAGCTGGTGAACCGGGAGTACGGGGGCGATCTGCGGCGGCTGCGCGAGGCCGGGGACGTGAAGAAGCTGCTCCAGGGGATCAAGGGCATCGGGCCGGCCGGGGTGAACATCTTCCTGCGCGAGGTGCAGGGCGTCTGGCCCGAGTTCGCCCCGTACTTCGACAGCAAGGCGCTGGACGGCGCCGAGCGGGTCGGGCTGCCGAAGAGCGCGCGGTCGCTGGAGGGGCTGGTGGCCCAGAAGGACCTTCCCCGGCTGGCCGCCGCCCTGGTCCGGGTCGCGCTGCACGCGGACGCCGCGCACGAGGTGCGCGCTGCGGCGTAG